In Cyanobacteria bacterium FACHB-DQ100, one DNA window encodes the following:
- a CDS encoding DUF2997 domain-containing protein yields MANYQQIEYRIGKDGKVTETVLNGSGESCTLATEDLERSLGSIEARELLPEYHDSEDNLLMVEQLIVEQSQTIQQE; encoded by the coding sequence ATGGCAAACTATCAGCAGATTGAGTATCGCATCGGTAAAGATGGCAAAGTTACAGAAACGGTGCTAAACGGATCAGGTGAAAGTTGTACCCTGGCAACTGAAGATTTAGAACGATCGCTGGGTTCGATCGAGGCGCGGGAGTTGTTGCCCGAATATCACGACAGCGAGGACAATCTTTTAATGGTTGAGCAATTAATAGTTGAACAATCCCAAACCATTCAGCAGGAGTAA
- a CDS encoding DUF4142 domain-containing protein gives MFRKYYIVAISAIVGLCFAIGGSFFSQVNAQQSPRIPTVNTNQANAVDLAFVNEAAQFGLANIMLGEMALQKSTNPSVQKFAQAEIAEQQNVKQQLTRIAPQLQVTLPTAPGPKYQALMQRFSQLSGTQFDTAYLDEGGINAHLEAASLYQREAAFGRNPSLLTVANQGLPIINQHFTIASSLTSYRFAQVPRRYNEASAPTAPSAQ, from the coding sequence ATGTTTAGAAAGTATTACATCGTAGCAATTTCTGCGATCGTGGGATTGTGTTTCGCGATCGGGGGTTCGTTCTTTTCGCAGGTTAATGCTCAACAGTCGCCGCGTATCCCTACCGTCAACACCAATCAAGCCAACGCGGTTGATCTTGCATTTGTTAACGAAGCCGCGCAATTTGGACTAGCTAACATCATGTTGGGTGAGATGGCGCTGCAGAAATCAACCAATCCGTCAGTGCAAAAGTTTGCACAAGCTGAGATTGCAGAGCAACAAAATGTGAAGCAACAGTTAACGCGCATTGCTCCTCAGCTCCAGGTAACGCTGCCGACCGCTCCAGGTCCGAAGTATCAAGCACTTATGCAACGGTTTTCGCAATTGTCAGGAACGCAGTTTGATACTGCTTATCTCGATGAAGGTGGTATCAATGCTCACTTAGAGGCGGCATCTCTTTATCAGCGCGAAGCAGCATTCGGGCGCAATCCGAGTTTGCTCACCGTAGCAAATCAAGGATTACCAATCATCAATCAGCATTTTACGATCGCGAGCAGTCTAACAAGCTATCGCTTTGCTCAAGTGCCACGGCGGTACAACGAAGCTTCAGCGCCCACAGCACCCAGCGCTCAATAA
- the cysE gene encoding serine O-acetyltransferase: protein MLKSLIADFKIIFDRDPAARNWLEVLFCYPGLQALMLHRIAHWLYKVGVPFVPRLISQIGRFFTGIEIHPGATIGQSVFIDHGMGVVIGETAIVGDYALIYQGVTLGGTGKECGKRHPTLGENVVVGAGAKVLGNIQLGNNVRIGAGSVVLRDVPSDCTVVGVPGRIVYRAGERVEPLEHGRLPDSEAQVIRALVDRIETLEQQIQSLQTRESLAACYAMPAVEPKPEPVNEGEACRLRDRVIDEFLDGAGI, encoded by the coding sequence GTGCTGAAAAGCCTGATTGCTGACTTCAAAATTATTTTCGATCGTGACCCCGCTGCCCGCAATTGGTTAGAGGTACTGTTCTGCTATCCGGGGTTACAAGCCTTGATGCTGCATCGGATCGCTCACTGGCTATACAAAGTGGGCGTACCCTTTGTGCCGAGATTGATTTCACAGATTGGACGATTTTTTACGGGAATTGAGATTCACCCTGGAGCCACGATCGGTCAAAGCGTCTTTATCGATCACGGAATGGGTGTTGTGATCGGTGAAACAGCGATCGTCGGAGATTACGCACTGATTTATCAAGGGGTGACGCTGGGCGGAACCGGAAAAGAATGCGGCAAACGACATCCAACCCTCGGAGAAAACGTGGTCGTGGGTGCAGGCGCAAAAGTGCTGGGAAACATTCAGCTTGGCAACAATGTGCGAATCGGGGCGGGATCAGTGGTGCTGCGGGATGTTCCCTCGGATTGCACGGTTGTGGGCGTTCCGGGGCGGATTGTGTATCGTGCCGGAGAGCGAGTTGAACCCCTTGAACATGGGCGCTTACCGGACTCCGAAGCGCAAGTGATTCGGGCATTGGTCGATCGCATTGAGACTTTAGAGCAGCAGATCCAAAGCCTGCAAACTCGTGAATCATTAGCCGCTTGTTATGCCATGCCTGCGGTCGAGCCGAAGCCCGAACCCGTGAATGAAGGAGAAGCCTGTCGATTGCGCGATCGGGTGATCGATGAGTTTCTCGACGGTGCTGGAATTTAG
- the lysS gene encoding lysine--tRNA ligase, with product MSDELRQTRIEKVEQLKQLGINPYAYRWETTHAAAQLQEKFAELPSGEEDPIEVAIAGRIMARRVFGKLAFFTLQDETGTIQLYLEKSRIQEFMPDNPEAFNQLKQLTDAGDFLGVRGTIKRTEKGELSVYVKDYMMLTKSLLPLPDKWHGLTDVAKRYRQRYVDLIVNPEVRDTFRKRALITAGIRRYLDEQGFIEIETPVLMSEAGGADARPFITYHNTMDMQLYLRIATELHLKRLIVGGFEKVFELGRIFRNEGISTRHNPEFTSIEVYQAYADYHDMMNLTEAIITTVAQKVIGTLKINYQGEEIDLTPPWRRITMHEIVQEKTGIDFAQFTSLEDAKAAAKTAGIRDIEDCSSIGKLLNEAFEQTVETTLIQPTFILDYPVEISPLAKPHRSQPGLVERFELFIVGRETANSFSELTDPLDQRDRLEAQAARKAAGDLEAHSVDEDFLTALEYGMPPTGGLGIGIDRLVMLLTDSASIRDVIAFPLLKPEKEE from the coding sequence ATGTCAGACGAACTTCGCCAAACTCGAATCGAGAAAGTAGAACAACTCAAGCAGTTGGGAATCAATCCCTATGCGTATCGGTGGGAAACAACCCATGCGGCGGCACAGTTGCAGGAAAAGTTTGCTGAGTTGCCAAGCGGTGAAGAAGATCCGATCGAGGTTGCGATCGCGGGCAGAATTATGGCGCGTCGCGTCTTTGGAAAATTGGCGTTTTTTACGCTGCAAGACGAGACCGGAACGATTCAGCTTTATCTAGAAAAAAGCCGAATTCAAGAATTCATGCCAGATAATCCAGAGGCGTTTAATCAGCTCAAACAGCTAACGGATGCAGGTGATTTTCTGGGAGTGCGGGGCACGATTAAGCGCACCGAAAAAGGCGAATTGTCGGTGTATGTGAAAGATTACATGATGCTGACCAAATCGCTGTTGCCATTGCCAGATAAGTGGCATGGATTGACCGATGTGGCAAAGCGATATCGTCAGCGCTATGTGGATTTGATTGTGAATCCAGAAGTGCGCGATACGTTTCGTAAGCGGGCATTAATTACCGCAGGCATTCGCCGCTATCTGGATGAGCAAGGCTTTATCGAAATTGAAACACCTGTGTTGATGAGTGAAGCCGGTGGGGCAGATGCCCGCCCGTTTATCACGTATCACAACACCATGGATATGCAGCTTTATCTGCGGATCGCAACTGAATTGCATCTAAAGCGGCTGATTGTGGGCGGCTTTGAGAAAGTGTTTGAACTGGGTCGAATTTTCAGAAATGAAGGCATTTCGACACGACACAATCCTGAGTTTACGTCGATCGAGGTTTACCAAGCCTACGCTGATTACCACGACATGATGAATCTCACCGAGGCGATCATTACCACCGTGGCGCAGAAGGTGATTGGAACGCTCAAAATTAATTATCAAGGCGAAGAAATTGATCTCACTCCCCCTTGGCGGCGAATCACCATGCACGAAATTGTGCAGGAAAAAACCGGGATCGATTTTGCTCAATTCACGTCGTTAGAAGACGCGAAAGCAGCGGCGAAAACAGCAGGAATTCGCGACATTGAGGATTGCTCGTCGATCGGTAAACTCCTCAACGAAGCCTTTGAGCAAACCGTCGAAACCACGCTAATTCAACCGACCTTTATTCTTGATTATCCAGTCGAGATTTCACCTCTAGCAAAACCGCATCGATCGCAGCCCGGACTGGTCGAACGCTTTGAATTGTTCATCGTCGGGCGCGAAACCGCGAATAGTTTCTCGGAGTTAACTGATCCGTTGGATCAGCGCGATCGCTTGGAAGCGCAAGCAGCGCGAAAAGCAGCCGGAGACCTCGAAGCGCATAGTGTCGATGAGGACTTCTTGACCGCCTTAGAGTACGGAATGCCGCCGACCGGAGGCTTGGGAATTGGCATCGATCGCCTGGTAATGCTGTTAACCGATTCAGCTAGTATCCGCGATGTGATCGCTTTCCCGCTATTGAAACCTGAGAAAGAAGAGTAA